A window of the Pseudomonas sp. B21_DOA genome harbors these coding sequences:
- a CDS encoding lipoprotein-releasing ABC transporter permease subunit, producing the protein MFRPLFVFIGTRYTRAKRRNHFVSFISLTSMIGLALGVVVMIVVLSVMNGFDHEMRTRVLGMVPHATLETGEPINDWQSLADKVRQNRQVTAVAPFTQMQGLLTNNGQVSKVLLNAIDPALERNVSIIDNFMKQGKLDELTPGSFGIVIGDKAATKLGVGIGDKVTFVAPEVSVTPAGMFPRMKRFTVVGIFHVGAGELDGYLGVTNLQDLAKMHRWKADQVQGLRLKFDDLFQAPREAWNIAQQLGEDHYYARDWTRTHGNLYQAIRMEKAMIGLLLLLIVAVAAFNIISTLVMVVNDKKGDIAILRTLGATPGTIMRTFMVQGTVIGVVGTAIGAVVGILAALNVSAAISALEGLIGHKFLNADVYFIDYLPSQVQSQDVVMVCAAALVLSFLATLYPAWRAARTQPAEALRYE; encoded by the coding sequence ATGTTCAGACCTCTCTTCGTATTTATCGGCACGCGTTATACCCGTGCAAAGCGTCGCAATCATTTTGTGTCATTCATTTCCCTGACTTCGATGATCGGGCTCGCCCTTGGCGTGGTCGTGATGATCGTCGTGCTGTCGGTGATGAACGGCTTCGATCATGAGATGCGCACCCGCGTGCTGGGCATGGTGCCCCACGCTACTCTCGAGACCGGCGAGCCGATCAATGACTGGCAGAGCCTGGCCGACAAGGTTAGGCAGAACCGGCAGGTGACGGCGGTGGCGCCGTTCACCCAGATGCAGGGCCTGCTGACCAACAACGGTCAGGTTTCCAAGGTGTTGCTCAATGCCATTGATCCTGCGCTCGAGCGCAATGTGTCGATCATCGACAACTTCATGAAGCAGGGCAAACTCGACGAACTGACACCGGGCAGCTTCGGCATCGTCATCGGCGACAAGGCGGCGACCAAGCTCGGCGTCGGCATCGGCGACAAGGTTACTTTCGTTGCGCCCGAGGTTAGCGTGACCCCGGCCGGGATGTTCCCGCGCATGAAGCGCTTCACCGTGGTCGGGATTTTCCATGTCGGCGCCGGTGAGCTCGACGGCTACCTCGGCGTGACCAATCTGCAGGATCTGGCGAAAATGCACCGCTGGAAAGCCGATCAGGTGCAGGGCCTGCGGCTGAAGTTCGACGATCTATTCCAGGCCCCGCGCGAGGCGTGGAACATTGCCCAGCAGCTCGGCGAAGATCATTACTACGCCCGCGACTGGACCCGCACCCACGGCAACCTGTATCAGGCGATCCGCATGGAAAAAGCCATGATCGGGCTGCTGTTGCTGCTGATCGTCGCCGTCGCCGCGTTCAACATCATTTCCACGCTGGTGATGGTGGTGAACGACAAGAAGGGCGACATCGCCATTCTGCGTACTCTTGGCGCCACTCCGGGCACGATCATGCGCACGTTCATGGTGCAGGGCACGGTGATCGGGGTGGTCGGCACGGCCATTGGCGCGGTAGTCGGGATCCTTGCGGCGCTGAATGTCAGTGCGGCCATTTCGGCGCTTGAAGGGCTGATCGGCCACAAGTTCCTTAATGCTGACGTGTATTTCATTGATTATCTTCCTTCGCAGGTACAGAGCCAGGACGTCGTCATGGTCTGCGCCGCTGCGTTGGTCCTGAGTTTCCTCGCCACCCTGTATCCCGCCTGGCGTGCCGCGCGCACCCAGCCGGCGGAGGCGTTACGTTATGAGTGA
- a CDS encoding PilZ domain-containing protein yields the protein MSTLDEEDRREYYRIEDTIALEIRPLSAPEAAGQEVLQDASPLFNLLSELHLSEFESQHLLRQISERDRAIAAFLKSQNKRIDLLSQVIALTVLGHIGEPQPVIISEGGIDFQYPTPIATGAHLSVKLVLMPQALGLLLRARVTHCDPKGDGYDVGTEFERPTDAQRQLLARYILQKQAQERRLAREQNESGI from the coding sequence ATGTCGACATTAGATGAAGAAGATCGCCGCGAATACTACCGTATCGAGGACACGATCGCACTGGAAATTCGGCCCCTGTCCGCTCCCGAAGCCGCAGGCCAGGAAGTGTTGCAGGATGCTTCCCCGCTCTTCAACCTGCTCAGCGAACTGCACCTGAGCGAATTCGAGTCGCAGCACCTGTTGCGGCAGATCAGCGAGCGCGACCGCGCCATCGCCGCGTTCCTCAAATCGCAGAACAAACGCATTGACCTGCTCAGCCAGGTGATCGCCCTGACCGTGCTCGGCCACATCGGCGAGCCGCAGCCGGTGATCATCTCCGAGGGCGGGATCGACTTTCAGTACCCGACCCCGATTGCCACCGGCGCGCACCTGTCGGTAAAACTGGTGCTGATGCCGCAGGCGCTTGGCCTGCTGCTGCGCGCTCGGGTCACCCATTGCGACCCCAAGGGCGATGGCTATGACGTCGGCACCGAGTTCGAGCGTCCGACCGATGCTCAGCGCCAGTTGCTCGCGCGCTACATTTTGCAGAAGCAGGCCCAGGAACGCCGTCTGGCCCGCGAACAGAACGAATCTGGCATTTAA
- a CDS encoding glycerophosphodiester phosphodiesterase, whose translation MTLIYGHRGAKGEAPENTLSSFQECLKHGVRRCELDLHLSKDGELMVIHDPTLKRTTERRGKVVEHTAAELVTYDARKGGPGWIKPCPIPTLEELFEKCDFEHWQLEVKSASRTRAATTVLAIREMAQRHGLLDKVTITSSSREVLKAALDLVPDVSRGLVAEYAWLDPLKVAASYGCEILALNWTLCTPERLQKAQRQGLHVSVWTVNEPALMRRLADFGVDSLITDFPGLATATLENC comes from the coding sequence GTGACCCTCATCTACGGCCACCGCGGCGCCAAGGGCGAAGCACCGGAAAACACCCTGAGCAGCTTTCAGGAATGCCTCAAGCACGGCGTGCGCCGCTGCGAACTGGATCTGCACCTGTCCAAGGACGGCGAGCTGATGGTCATTCATGACCCGACGCTCAAGCGCACCACCGAGCGTCGCGGCAAAGTCGTCGAGCACACCGCCGCCGAACTGGTCACCTACGACGCGCGCAAGGGTGGCCCGGGCTGGATCAAGCCGTGCCCGATTCCGACGCTGGAAGAGTTGTTCGAGAAATGTGATTTCGAGCATTGGCAACTGGAAGTCAAAAGCGCTTCACGCACCCGCGCGGCGACTACCGTGCTGGCGATTCGCGAAATGGCTCAGCGCCACGGCCTGCTCGACAAGGTGACGATCACTTCGAGTTCGCGGGAAGTCTTGAAGGCAGCGCTGGACCTGGTGCCGGACGTGTCGCGTGGACTGGTGGCCGAATATGCCTGGCTCGACCCATTAAAGGTTGCAGCCAGTTATGGCTGCGAGATTCTCGCGTTGAACTGGACGCTGTGTACGCCGGAACGCCTGCAGAAGGCGCAGCGGCAGGGCCTGCATGTGTCGGTGTGGACCGTCAACGAGCCTGCACTGATGCGCAGACTCGCCGACTTCGGCGTTGACAGCCTGATTACAGACTTTCCCGGTTTGGCCACTGCCACCCTTGAGAATTGCTGA
- the sthA gene encoding Si-specific NAD(P)(+) transhydrogenase — translation MAVYNYDVVVLGSGPAGEGAAMNAAKAGRKVAMVDSRRQVGGNCTHLGTIPSKALRHSVRQIMQFNTNPMFRAIGEPRWFSFPDVLKSAEKVISKQVASRTGYYARNRVDVFFGTGSFADEQTIEVVCGNGVVEKLVAKHIIIATGSRPYRPADIDFHHPRIYDSDTILSLGHTPRKLIVYGAGVIGCEYASIFSGLGVLVELVDNRGQLLSFLDSEISQALSYHFSNNNITVRHNEEYDRVEGVDNGVILHLKSGKKIKADALLWCNGRTGNTDTLGLENIGVKVNSRGQIEVDQNYRTCIENIYGAGDVIGWPSLASAAHDQGRSAAGSIVDNGSWRFVNDVPTGIYTIPEISSIGKNEQELTQAKVPYEVGKAFFKSMARAQIAGEPQGMLKILFHRETLEVLGVHCFGYQASEIVHIGQAIMNQPGELNTLKYFVNTTFNYPTMAEAYRVAAYDGLNRLF, via the coding sequence ATGGCTGTCTACAACTACGACGTGGTGGTACTGGGTTCCGGCCCGGCGGGAGAAGGCGCGGCAATGAACGCCGCCAAAGCGGGGCGCAAGGTCGCGATGGTCGACAGCCGTCGTCAGGTCGGCGGCAACTGCACCCACCTCGGCACCATCCCGTCCAAGGCACTGCGTCACTCGGTGCGGCAGATCATGCAGTTCAACACCAACCCGATGTTCCGCGCGATCGGCGAGCCACGCTGGTTCTCCTTTCCGGACGTGTTGAAAAGCGCCGAAAAAGTCATTTCCAAACAAGTCGCATCGCGCACCGGCTACTACGCCCGTAACCGCGTCGACGTGTTCTTCGGCACCGGCAGCTTCGCCGACGAGCAAACCATCGAAGTGGTCTGCGGCAACGGTGTGGTCGAGAAGCTGGTGGCCAAGCACATCATCATCGCCACCGGTTCGCGTCCGTATCGCCCGGCGGACATCGATTTCCACCACCCGCGTATCTACGATAGCGACACCATCCTCAGCCTCGGCCACACCCCGCGCAAACTGATCGTTTACGGCGCCGGCGTGATCGGTTGCGAATACGCATCGATCTTCAGTGGTCTGGGTGTGCTGGTCGAGCTGGTCGACAACCGTGGCCAGTTGCTGAGCTTCCTCGACTCGGAAATTTCCCAGGCGTTGAGCTACCACTTCAGCAACAACAACATCACCGTGCGTCATAACGAAGAGTACGACCGCGTGGAAGGCGTGGACAACGGCGTGATCCTGCACCTGAAATCCGGCAAGAAGATCAAGGCCGACGCCTTGCTCTGGTGCAACGGCCGTACCGGCAACACCGACACGCTGGGTCTGGAAAACATCGGGGTCAAGGTCAACAGCCGTGGCCAGATCGAAGTCGACCAGAACTACCGCACCTGCATAGAGAACATCTACGGCGCCGGTGACGTGATCGGCTGGCCAAGCCTGGCCAGTGCCGCCCACGACCAGGGTCGTTCGGCCGCCGGCAGCATCGTCGACAATGGCAGTTGGCGCTTCGTCAATGACGTGCCGACCGGCATCTACACCATTCCGGAGATCAGCTCGATCGGCAAGAACGAGCAGGAGTTGACTCAGGCCAAGGTGCCGTACGAAGTCGGCAAGGCCTTCTTCAAGAGCATGGCGCGGGCGCAGATCGCCGGCGAGCCGCAGGGCATGCTGAAGATTCTCTTCCACCGCGAAACGCTGGAAGTGCTCGGCGTGCACTGCTTCGGTTATCAGGCGTCGGAGATCGTTCACATCGGTCAGGCGATCATGAACCAGCCGGGCGAGCTGAACACCCTGAAGTATTTCGTCAACACGACGTTCAACTACCCGACCATGGCCGAAGCCTATCGGGTAGCGGCGTACGACGGCCTCAACCGGCTTTTTTGA